The DNA region AATTCCATCTGAAAATCTAACTACATTTTTAACCTCCGGTGTTTTCTGATGTACGGAGACtctatttaaaaatcaaatgtttttagGATTCCATCTGATCTACTGCCCACTATTGTTTTTCAACCGTAGAAACGAGTTACACCGTGTAACTAGTTCCATGAATTCTTATTGAGATCAATgagttttcatttgttcaaagGAGATTTTCTTACAGCccttgtttgattttattttctctccttaatttctggttttaaacaaacttgAACCTCCCCGTCTTCAGATTTTATCAGCTCATTGCTGTGACTCTGACATCTGATGATCAGGTCGAGGTCACCCTCCATGTTGCCGTCGCTCTTCCGGTTTTTGAGGGGTCGGTTTTCAGGTGGACGGGGCAGTTGAAATCCAGCATGATGTGGTCATGTAACAGTCGGTCACTCAGGTAAATGGGTTTTGATGCCCGTACTGTTGCCTCTACCCGCTGTTTCCCTTGGTCTATTATTATAATGTtcctcttctgttgtttttattttgtttggagAGCTAATCATTGAGGGGAAGGGTCACTTATTTTCTCCTCCAGCTACGATTTTTGCAGCGATAAAGAAGGCGAACACTCGTCTGCTGTTCTGTTCTGCATGCTAACCGAATAAATCTTTATTACTGAACATAACACACAGTGAGTAGGACAATAACTCTGCAGATCTTTGTACATATCCCAGCTGTGGGACTGAACCCTGCAGCTCTCAgcctgtttgatttttttttttttatttattgattgtgTCACACTGTGTTTtctggtacttttttttttttgtaaagaagcTGCACAGACTGAAAGCATGCGTTGTTCCTGCCGTTGGCGGGTGCTGATCTGTGCGGCAGCTCTGTCTCTGGGATGTTGATCAGCTCCAGCCgtgagagaaataaaactttttttatatggTGCTTCATCAcgtgtgttttctttgaacGTCACAGCTTTTTGCTCCCTGGTCAGTAAATTTGTCTTGCTGCTGATTTTGTCTCACTTTTACATAAaggtgtttacatttttaaattttgttatttattatttttagttttaatatgtCAGTCCGACCTTACATTTCCAACAATGCAAATGTTCTGCtgccaaaaacactggaaaattttaaaatatgttttcatagcatgagttaaatgaaatattatgttttattttgatttatttgtttattttttttccccctaatttGTGCCTCATGTATTCATAGTTAGGTCATAATTTATCCTTGTGGCAGCCCATTTCTgcctgggggggaaaaaaaaggggggggggggggggggtttaaggaataacacaaataaaaacgTATCAGTTATATGAAACGTGTCAGGGTCCTTCTACCAGATCAATAGGAagacacaaatgtaaatatgaatgcCActattacatcatcatcattattattattattattattattattattatcattattattatcattattaatgtcAGTATTGACATTACAAAGGGTGTTACAGGATCCAGAAATCAAGTAAAAGGCTATTTGACACCACCGACCTACAGTTACTGTTAGTTAATACATAAGTGACACCAAAGCATTTCCCGGTAAGAGTTTACATCGGCCTTCGGCGGGATACTGGTACTTGGATTAATGGGGGAAAACGCGTGAACACACGTGTAGGgcgggaggaggaagagaggaatgCCTTGGAAACATCGGACATTTTTAGGTTCGCTCGGTCGTCGGTGACTACAGACACCGGGGAGACGGAAAAGTACGAGCCCTCGTGAGAAGTTAGGGAATTCTGGCCACTTCGGCGCGTGCTCGACCTATCAAatttaagtgtatttcccaaaacccTAAACTTTAACATCGGATCCCACTGTTTGCCGGCTACTGCCCGTTTTGTTTCTAGGTTAAGTTACTTGATGTGTTGAATGTAAGAAAAACTCAACGTTAGACCGGAACGGTTTCCTCTATTCGGGAGTAACGGTGCTTCCCCGAACACGCGCCGCTGTCCGTGTCTGGAGACGTTCACGCCGAACCCCCTCGATAAATCTTTAAGTTTTAGAATTCCTTGCTGATTTTTCACCAGAAACACTGggtagaaaataaaacattaatctCTTGGGAAACTTTGAGGTCTTTAGATGAATTCGGATTCTGCGTAAATCTTATCGACGATAATCACCTGTTAGAACTATAAATAGGACCGTCTGGCTACTTGGGCGCATATATTTAATAcactttatttcttaaaaaaaaaccttcattttAACTGTGGTTCAAGCTGCTTGCGATCTACCGTAACGCGGTAATATTTTAATAGCGTTGGTATTTTCTCGTACTTAGCGGTGCCtggtgttttaaatgtttgccGGATTGCAAATTAGTCCTTCACAATCCCCTGAACGAATCTCTCAATAAAATCCATTGTGTACTGTGGGTAGCCCATCATACCTAACTCcattgaaaaataatcattttttagGATTCCTCGTTCCTCGATTAACTGTGAACACTTGTTGCAACATAAAATGAGAGCATTTAGCACGATTCGGGTTCTCGTAACAAATTCGGCATTGATTTGCTCCAACAAATCGCGctttattcaataaaaaacGCCATTGTCAGTGCGCCGTTGGCTAGCTAACAAGCTACCGCCCACCACGGTAGACACGAAGAGGTGGAAAGTACAAAACGTGGATGTGGCTTAAAATTAGTGTCTGGTGTATTGAATGTATGCCGAattgaagaatgaaaaataataactccataaattacatttttgggcAGTTGATAAAAGCATGCGCTAAAGTGGACGATTTTCAGCCTTGAAACTCGCATATGGGAAATTGAGTGGTAGTGTTAGCAAAACCTTTGGTTCCGCTGGCATGTTTCCAGTCGGACACAATAACAATGGGCAAAATGTGGTCGTCCGGGCTGGTAACAAGTTTTCAGGATGGGTAGTCGGTTTAGTTGGTGAGGAGACAACTAGTGTGAGTTAGAGAGGGAGTCGCCGCCGTCAGATCCGCAACATGGACCCGGTTCACAAAGCGGTGCTGCGGAAACACAGACTGTATCTGTCCGCCGAGCTGTTGGTCGGCGACACCGTTGTCCCCTTTCTGTTCCAGGAGGACATCCTGACGGACTCTCAGGTGGAGGACATCGAGTCTCAGCCCACAAACAGACTGAAGACTCTGAGGCTGCTGGACCTCCTCCCGACCCGCGGGCCGCGGGCCTTCCACGCCTTCCTGCGGTCTCTGGAGGACTTCCGCTGGGTCAGGGAGAGACTTCTGCTGGAGCTCCAGACCACACCTGGACCCAGCTCCACAGGTGAGGCCGGGGCGGGAAAGTGCACCGGTTAACATCACCGGTCTAAACTTACAACCCGCTCTCAGATGTACACGTCATCCGGGGACTCTGAAGACCGCTTAAAAGTCTGTTTACGATTTGTAGAAACATAAATCTACATGTCAAAACAGGAAGAAGGGGGCGATTTCCCGGCCTTTTTCCATCTGGACCACATAAGACCTGGTCTAGGCTGGAACGCACTGCGCTTAGACGTGTCACATGTGGACTAGATGAGCACAGAGGCTCGGGAGACCGTTGAAAGACCAGATTTGAGACTTGTGAAACCTCAGTGTTTCTCACGTGTCGAGAGTCCCGGTTCAAGGGGctaaaagttagaaaaatacCCGGTGTCGTTTTGAAATGCGGGTACATTTTGAGAGACGCACTGAAACACCGAGGTTACATTCTTCAAGTGAAACATATTCCTCAGATAAACATCCAAATGTTTAGAAAGACGTCGATATTTTAGGATTTAAGTCCAAATTTTGAGATAAAcgttgaaagaaaaatgagaaatttgTTTGGGGGGAAAGAAAAGTCGTGATTTAAATCTGAATTTCGAGCAAACAGTCAGGACTTTCAGAAGAATGTCCAAATTCCAAGATGACATTTTTCGATaagatttgaaatatttgagaaATTTGACAAAGTGATAAAGATTAAAGTCTACATTTTGAGATGAAAGATtacaattttgaaataaatattataacTCAAACATTTGAGataaaagttattacattttcaaaaagaagtaagaaatcagaaaaaaagtaatgactCTGAGATAATTCTCTGTATTTTGAGATAATTTTGAGATTCAATGAGAAGAATTGTGATATTTTGGGTAGAGATTGATCAGGTTCAGCTGTTGATATCATCTGCAGTGGTGTGATCATTCCCAGAACAGCTCCCAACTTTCAGGAATTTTCCAGGaaagtgtgtcagtgttttcaaACAAGACAAATAATCACTGCACCAGGACAGAGAACGTGTAAATTCTTGGAAACCAGCTGGTTTGTTTCTGATAACCTCTGTTTGCTTAAAGAAAATAAGGGTTTATGGCTCAGtgcaggctgtttttttttttttgtttgccgTGTAGAAAGTTTGAATCgatgaaaagtaaatgaaaacaaagccaaaataaaaGGAGTGGAGTCAGACTGCGGCCGTTCCTGGATCCAGCTCTTTTATCTGCAGTCTTATATAACCTCGGCCAACAATCAGTAACATGTGTGCGACGCTGAATGCGATTCCAGCAGCAGTGGACACAGTGTCGCTCGCCAGTGGATCTTACAGCGTCCGCTGGTTTTTAGAGGCAGGTACGACATACCTCCGAAGCCTCCGCGCTGCCATGTGGAGTTACGACATACCTTATAAGTCCTGACACCGAGGAGGAGGGGGACGCTTATTTTCCGACCTCAGCggccccccctcctccctctccctcctcctcctcggcctTTTATTGCCTGCCTCCTGCTTTCCAGGAATcctggcagcagcagcggccTCTGTATTAAAGCTGCAGAGCCGGATGTTTGAGATCACGTCCATCACATGCTCCTGATCCCCGCTCATTCCCCCAGACAACAAAGACCCTCCTCTGAACAGTCCCGGCGTTATTCCAGCTCGCGCCGAGCAGGTTGAAAACGCCCCAGAGGAGCCGGTGTTTACTCAGAAGCTGCATTTTTCCCCCAGCTGACGCTTCCCTTCTGTAAATGAGCACAAATAGGCTGAAAAACCCGGAGGAGTCTGTTCGGCTCTGTCTGGTTTTAATTCATCTCTGACTCTCATTAGTCAGAGGAGTTTAAGTCCGGAGCAGAACGATCCAAGAGCTGCTCAAACTATAGTGGAGACGCTGAACCTCAGACCTTTTCTAAAGAGGCCGAGAGAAAAGACGGAGATTGTTTGACAAAGCGAAGAATAAAACACGCCGCTAAAGAAATGGGAAAGCTGAAAGAACGAGGTTCAAATTTAGAGTTGGGTAAATAAAACTCACAGAGGGACAGAGTTACAGCGATCGGCCACCACGTTGAAACCACTGCCAGGTGAAGTGAGGGACGCCGGCTCTCTGGTTACAGTCTGACGAGGGGCAGACTGACCGGGTCAGAGCTGTTCGGGGATCCAGGGAAACCTAATCAATACCAGGCCGGAGGTTTTAGTGTTGTTGCTGATCCATTCAGACTTCTCTGCTCAGtgtaaaaatttattttctttcctgtgaaactgaaaaatacagtttgagaACACAAAACGAACTGTTCCGCCGCTTCGGCAGCTTCTGCTCAAACCTCCGTACGTTTGCTCTCTGAAAATAACAAATCGGACTCATATTAAAGTGTGAGAGAAAACTAGACAATaatgaaagcaaacaaatgagCTGACCACAGTTCTCGCTCTCTTCTCAATGATTGGACTTCCAATTGACTCACAGACCCGAGACCCCCACACCACAGGTCTGGATCACCGGTCTTTAAGAACCACATTTAAAGAACCCTCATCCAAAATGTTTGGACGTTTGGTTCCGTCCTCATCCACAATTCCCAGGACCAGCTCTGCTCTGGATGAAGGGGTTGAatgcagttttacattttgtttaaaaaaaaaaagaaaagaaatttttgACATCACTGATCTTCAGATCAGACTGGACTGTTACCGCATCCGGCCACTTTCTGCTGCTCAGTGACTAATATTATGAGGAATTATTAGTTCTATACCTCAATAATTCCTCATAATATCCGACAGTTATTTGTCTCACTGGCCCTTGGTCGAAGAGGAACGAATCCTCCAGATGCAGCTCTGATCCCAGGTCTGCAGCTGCAAACTTTCTTCCTCGTGTGCTGTTACTCAACCAGAAGGTCGTTGAGTTTCTACTAAAAGTCCAGGACGGATTTAATCAAAGCCTCGGCGAGGTTACAGCCGCTGGAAAACCAACATTTCCTGTGTCACGGTGAcctaaaagaaaacagaatgagAGCACGCTGTTTTCAACACGTCGGCTGTAGAAGAGCTGAtagtatttctttcttttttcttttttttttttcctgttgtttctgttgatgCCGTCGTCCAATGAATGGAGACCAAACAGTACAACCCCCCCCCGCGGACGTATAAATACTGAGAATTAACGTTACAGCCGAGAGAGATGACGTCAGTGCAAATAAAGATTGTTATTCAAACCTGGaaacattcagaaaaacaaactgaactcGCTGAAGACGTTTGGTTCGGGTG from Xiphias gladius isolate SHS-SW01 ecotype Sanya breed wild chromosome 2, ASM1685928v1, whole genome shotgun sequence includes:
- the cradd gene encoding death domain-containing protein CRADD, coding for MDPVHKAVLRKHRLYLSAELLVGDTVVPFLFQEDILTDSQVEDIESQPTNRLKTLRLLDLLPTRGPRAFHAFLRSLEDFRWVRERLLLELQTTPGPSSTDAWQLPDSVLQRVPSDRELSRLASRLGAEWEPVLMDLGLSAEALFRCRYDHSVSAHGAALAGLVQWRRSEGRKATVQRLLQSLRAAGVHPSVLQDVLM